The DNA region TCGCCGCTGATGCGCTCGACCAGGTGAGCCACCTGGTCGCGAGGGAAGGCGTCGCGGTTGCCGCCCAGCACGCCGATCTCGTCGTCCACGATGATCGGGCCGATCGGGCCGAGCGCCTCGGTGACCTCGCGGACCAGCTGATCGAAGAAGTCGGCGCGCACCGTCGCGCGGATCGGCACCGGCCGGTTCTGGCGCACCGTCTCCAGCAGCCCGTCGGAGGCGAGGCGGTAGAGCAGGCGCAGCGTGGCAAACTCGTCCTGCCGCAGGATCGCGGCGATATCGGCCACGCTGCGCTCGCCATTGACCTGCGCCAGCGCCTGCCACTCCTGCGGCTGCAACGTGACCGGGCCGGCGGGCGCAACCGGCGACACGGCCAGCACCACGTCCACCGAGGGGATCACCTGGCGGATAGCGTCGCGCTCGGACGTCTCGCGGGCGCACTCCTGCAGCAGCACCTCCGTGGGGCGCGTGACCGAGTCTTCGCGGGCGGCCACGCGCGGCTCGAAACGGAAGGCGGCCTGCACCCAGTCGAGCATGGTGTAGATCGCGGGCTCGCCAGTGCGCGGCCCGGCGACGGCGTGCACCACGGCGCCGTCGCGCAGGTAGATGCCGCCCACGTCGATGCCCTCGGCCAGCTCCAGGCGGCCCGTCTGGCGCCCGGCGGTGAGCATCTTGAGGATATCCAGCAGCGGCAGTTGAGCGACGCTGCCCGTCAGAACATCGGCCACGGTTCACCTCGGTGATTCCGGCAGCCGGGCGCAGGGCGCGCCTCGCGCGGCGTGCACACAGCATACGGTACGTAGCGCGGCCCCGGCGCTACGGGTGATGTCACGTTCCCTGGTTCAGCAGACGCCACGAGACCTCATCCATGTGCTCACGCTTCAGCAAGTCGCGCGGCGCCCGCGGCGCCAGCTTCTTCATCACGCCCTTGTCCGCCTTCCAGCCGGCGATCACGATGTCGGCCGTGAGCCGCACGATGGCGATGTCGGCGCGCGGGTCGCAGAGAATGAAGAGCTGGCCGCTGCCCAGATCGCGGGTCAGCAGACGCCAGGAAGCGAAGACGAACTCCATGCGGGAGAGGGGATAGCCGGCGGATTCGAAGGCAAGCTGACTCTGAACCACCTGGCGGCCGATGGTGTTCATCGTGCCGGTGGCCAGCGGCGCAGGATTGGAGCTTTCGACCACTTCGCCCGCGCTGTCGCAGACGAAGCAGCCGTCGACCCCGATCACCGCTCCGATCCGCGCGAGCCCCTTCTGCACCACCTCGCTCCGCCAGCATGGAGAATCGTACGAACCAACCGCCTACGACAAGTACTCGGCCAGCGTTGCCCGCAAATCGTAGCGCTCGATCGCCGCGGTGCTGCGGGCCACCGTCTCCACCAACGCCGCGCGGAGCTGCGTTTCCAGATCGGTCCGCTTCAACTGGCGCACCAGGCCCGCGATTGTCTCGCGCAGGCACGTGCCCAGGCCGAGGCTCAGATCGGGCTCTGGCCGGCCGTGCAGCTCCACCGTGCCGCTGCTATATTCGAACTCCGCGGCGAATGGGTCGAGGAAGGGAAACCGCGACGCCTGCGCCACGAGCGCCCGCCGGAAGGCGGTGGCGAAGGCGCCCCTGCCGCCGACCTGATCGACCACCAGCTCCACGCGGCTCAGCAGCTCCTGCCAGAGCTCGATCAACTCCTGCCGCTCGCCGGCTTCCTCGGCCAGCGGCGCGGCCCACCCGTTGCCCGCGACGGGCGCCGCGGACCCCACCGGCTCGCCGGGTGCATCGGTCTCGTCCATGCCGGGCACGGCTGCAAGGTCGGTGTCGGCCTGGTCGGTGGCCGGCGGCGCCACCGCGCGGTAGACATGGAAGGTTGCTTCCATATCGGCGATGGCCGCCACGAGGCTCGGCACGACCGCGGCGCCCGTCTGCGAGTGCCCGTTGGCGCTGAGCACGCCTTCAACCGGCTCGCCTTCGCTGAGGAAGATGAAGCCGAACTCGCCGCCGTCCGGCCCGGCGATCTCGATGTAACCCGTGTGCCCTTCCGTGCGCAGCTTGGCGATCAAGCGGTCGAGGCTGGTGAAGCTCGACGAGAGATCCCGGTAAAGCACTTCGCTGTCGACGATCGCCGCGAGCATCGTGGCGACTCCCGGCGCGAGGGTGTAGACGTTGATGCCGCCGCCGCGTTCGGCCGCGCGCTCCTCGATGTCACGCAAGGCATCGACGCCGGTGACCACGCGCGTGCCGGGCCGCCCGACCGCGTTCAGCACCACGCCGCGGTCTAAAAAGACGGTGCCCTCGTACGCGGGGTAGCGCAGTTGCACGTAGCCGGTCAGGCGCTGCGTCAGCAGATCCGCGATCAGCTCCGGAAAGATTGTAAACGACGTGTTCAGGTTCTCGTAGACCGCCGCCTCTTTCGGAAAGATCATCTGGTCTGCTCCTTGGGCCGGCGCGCCGTGGTGACTCGCGCCGCCGGCCAACGCGCTCAGCGGAAGCGCAGCAACGACTGGTGAATGGTGGGGCTTAGCGCGTCCGCGGACGTGCCCGGCGCCAGCGACAGCCAAACGTAGTTTTGCTCGTAGCGGACGATCACGGCCTCGCGGCGATCTCCGGCGAGCACGATCCGCTCCAGTTGGTCGTTGGCGAGCCGGCCACCGAAGCCGCGTAAGTCGCCGTCGCCGAAGCTCTCTGCCTGCCGCGCGACGAAG from Dehalococcoidia bacterium includes:
- a CDS encoding DUF4388 domain-containing protein, which codes for MADVLTGSVAQLPLLDILKMLTAGRQTGRLELAEGIDVGGIYLRDGAVVHAVAGPRTGEPAIYTMLDWVQAAFRFEPRVAAREDSVTRPTEVLLQECARETSERDAIRQVIPSVDVVLAVSPVAPAGPVTLQPQEWQALAQVNGERSVADIAAILRQDEFATLRLLYRLASDGLLETVRQNRPVPIRATVRADFFDQLVREVTEALGPIGPIIVDDEIGVLGGNRDAFPRDQVAHLVERISGEIRDAHRRLRFQEHMLDAMRGL